Proteins encoded together in one Mus caroli chromosome 4, CAROLI_EIJ_v1.1, whole genome shotgun sequence window:
- the E2f2 gene encoding transcription factor E2F2 isoform X2 yields the protein MNAEQTLDQLIQSCSLSFKHLTEDNANKKLAYVTYQDIRAVGNFKEQTVIAVKAPPQTRLEVPDRAEENLQIYLKSTQGPIEVYLCPEEGQEPDSPAKEALPSTSTLSPIPDCAQPGCSTDSGMAETIESSVLIPQPVPPPPSPPLPPAPSLVPLEATDNMLELSHPLLQQTEDQFLSPILAANSPLISFSPPLDQDEYLWGMDEGEGISDLFDSYDFGDLLIN from the exons atgaATGCGGAGCAGACCTTGGACCAGCTCATTCAAAGTTGTTCCCTGAGCTTCAAGCACCTGACCGAAGATAATGCCAACAAGAA ACTGGCCTATGTGACCTACCAGGATATCCGTGCCGTAGGCAACTTCAAGGAACAGACAGTGATTGCGGTCAAGGCCCCACCACAGACAAGATTGGAAGTGCCGGACAGGGCGGAG gaGAACCTGCAGATTTATCTAAAGAGTACCCAAGGCCCCATTGAAGTCTACCTGTGCCCAGAGGAGGGGCAGGAGCCAGACAGTCCTGCCAAGGAGGCGCTCCCCTCCACCTCTACCCTCAGCCCCATCCCTGACTGCGCTCAGCCTGGCTGCAGCACTGACTCTGGGATGGCAGAGACCATAGAGTCTTCAG TACTGATACCCCAGCCGGTACCACCGCCTCCGTCGCCACCACTGCCGCCAGCCCCATCCCTCGTCCCCTTGGAAGCCACTGACAACATGCTGGAGCTGTCACACCCTCTTCTACAACAGACTGAGGACCAGTTCCTGTCCCCAATCCTGGCGGCCAACTCCCCCCTGATCAGCTTCTCCCCGCCCTTGGACCAGGACGAATACCTGTGGGGCATGGACGAGGGGGAAGGCATCAGTGACCTTTTTGACTCCTATGACTTTGGGGACCTGTTGATTAATTGA